The Kineothrix sp. MB12-C1 genome includes a window with the following:
- a CDS encoding helix-turn-helix domain-containing protein, translated as MLNEKIKLNDNIRSFIRKERIDKNLITSDLSEAIGKTQGWLSQLENGRTVNITRADFINLISKIHNIANSEAELYIENYLNKEREKNSFQPNFKRKLFKAELLKQVNHSKYKINELEEKNSIESGTLQELCRNNQNIKPEERYRIAFNVFTTLDYINPKCMDTFLSMLGIPVPEEAKIYSFDDINQCYKIDSGFLVNWECNNWGEYLDYHEWELQTSINQMENQADETEYRLNEIEKKNVEIKEYPFKRKKELKDKLTESFSILYKIIDNIDINDYEKTLNSERYLETLIGLLTDSDGMKIFRLLFKYPIHKLDPKSLKDICELIDSKLDYEYHVHIKEDEIKEATSIDDLLEDYSFLACRYKPEFWGELNEMIDFTKEQ; from the coding sequence ATGTTGAATGAAAAAATAAAACTAAATGATAATATAAGATCTTTTATTAGGAAGGAAAGGATTGACAAAAATCTAATTACTAGTGACTTATCAGAAGCTATTGGAAAAACTCAAGGTTGGTTATCTCAACTCGAAAATGGGCGAACAGTTAATATAACAAGAGCGGATTTTATTAATTTAATTTCAAAAATTCATAATATCGCTAATTCTGAAGCCGAACTATATATTGAGAATTATCTTAATAAAGAGCGTGAAAAAAATTCTTTTCAGCCCAATTTTAAAAGGAAACTATTTAAAGCAGAACTATTGAAACAGGTAAACCATTCAAAATATAAAATTAATGAATTAGAAGAAAAGAACTCTATAGAATCTGGTACGTTGCAAGAACTATGTCGGAATAACCAAAATATTAAACCAGAAGAACGGTATAGAATTGCATTTAATGTTTTTACTACACTTGACTATATTAATCCAAAATGCATGGATACATTTCTCTCCATGTTAGGAATACCTGTTCCTGAAGAAGCAAAAATTTATTCTTTTGATGACATTAATCAATGCTACAAGATAGATTCTGGTTTTCTCGTTAATTGGGAGTGTAACAATTGGGGCGAATATTTAGATTATCATGAATGGGAATTACAAACATCTATAAATCAAATGGAAAATCAAGCTGATGAAACGGAATATAGATTAAACGAAATAGAAAAGAAAAATGTCGAAATAAAAGAATACCCGTTCAAGCGAAAAAAGGAACTTAAAGATAAATTAACCGAGTCTTTTTCTATTTTATATAAAATTATTGACAACATTGATATTAACGATTATGAAAAAACTTTAAATTCCGAAAGATATCTTGAAACTCTTATAGGATTACTTACAGATAGTGATGGAATGAAGATTTTTAGGTTATTATTTAAATATCCTATTCATAAGCTTGATCCTAAAAGTTTAAAAGATATATGTGAATTAATAGACAGTAAATTAGATTATGAATATCATGTTCATATAAAAGAAGATGAAATTAAAGAAGCCACTTCTATAGATGATTTGTTAGAAGATTATTCCTTTTTAGCCTGTCGATATAAACCGGAATTTTGGGGCGAATTAAATGAAATGATTGATTTCACCAAAGAGCAATAA
- a CDS encoding DNA/RNA non-specific endonuclease, with protein sequence MSVKKTSKGKIISILIVLLVIGSFASKRSESDESNTIGSSVNNIVGSTVEDSAQELPETDDVDIEDQASSTDDETIEYNGVPYKIIKVDGGDLSGERQLNVAVNVGYGDREYWAFTNEYGQLIGVIADKITLQDDSTESVNSDGRYYNNEAKVLKTEQEDLDEGHVIADSLGGVSNAYNITPQNSTLNRHGDQAYMEKVIRDAGGCENFVATITYPDSTTQIPSHYHFEYVINGESIVDDFDNLNPDEVNAGLSQETSEPSETDSNAALQESVVAEQTEETPVATEENDLSSIDTNGNGKVTIAEAETAGYAMPIYSDHWLYKYMDDRDGDGMVGE encoded by the coding sequence ATGTCTGTTAAGAAAACATCCAAAGGAAAAATAATAAGCATTTTAATAGTGTTACTTGTAATTGGTTCTTTTGCAAGTAAAAGAAGTGAAAGTGATGAAAGTAATACAATAGGTAGTAGTGTTAATAACATAGTTGGCTCAACAGTTGAAGATTCAGCGCAAGAGCTGCCTGAGACAGATGATGTAGACATAGAAGATCAGGCATCTTCTACAGATGATGAAACAATAGAGTACAACGGAGTTCCATATAAAATCATAAAAGTCGATGGTGGTGATTTGTCGGGAGAAAGACAACTCAATGTTGCGGTAAATGTCGGGTATGGAGATAGAGAGTATTGGGCGTTTACAAATGAATATGGGCAGTTAATAGGTGTTATTGCCGATAAAATCACTTTACAAGATGATTCAACAGAGTCTGTAAACTCTGACGGTAGATACTATAATAATGAAGCAAAAGTACTTAAAACTGAGCAAGAAGATTTAGACGAAGGGCATGTGATAGCAGATTCCTTAGGTGGAGTCTCAAATGCCTATAATATTACTCCACAAAACAGCACGTTGAATAGGCATGGAGATCAAGCATATATGGAAAAAGTTATTCGTGACGCAGGTGGCTGTGAAAATTTTGTTGCTACCATTACATATCCCGATTCGACAACTCAAATTCCTTCACATTACCATTTTGAATATGTGATCAATGGAGAAAGCATAGTAGATGATTTTGATAATTTAAATCCTGATGAAGTGAATGCTGGGTTGAGTCAAGAAACGTCTGAACCATCAGAAACAGATAGCAATGCAGCATTACAAGAAAGTGTTGTTGCTGAACAAACTGAAGAAACACCTGTCGCAACGGAAGAAAACGATTTATCATCAATAGACACTAATGGAAATGGAAAGGTGACTATTGCCGAGGCTGAAACTGCCGGTTACGCGATGCCTATCTATTCTGACCATTGGTTATATAAGTATATGGATGATAGAGACGGTGACGGAATGGTTGGAGAGTAA